The Tursiops truncatus isolate mTurTru1 chromosome 11, mTurTru1.mat.Y, whole genome shotgun sequence genomic sequence cttgaacccatgtcccccgcattggcaggcggacccccaaccactgtgccaccagggaagtcccatgttagGCTTTCTTAACGTTTACTTCAAAGCATGTAATGTTTGAAGAGTccaaattagttaattaattgaGTACATGAGCTAGAGGATTTGAGATCTGGTTTATCTTTCTGATTCTTTGAGTGTATTATTAGACTACACCTCTCACCCATGTTTTAGCTTCCGTATCTTGAAGGACGTTGATTGTAAAATaccagtaatagaaaaaaaatgtgttattgTTATGTGACTAGCTACATCCTATTTATCACATGATAATCAGTTTCTATCATATAATATCCAACCTAGTTTGGGCTCTCTTAATCATAATCCCATttgtttaaatagattttttaaaactctagacATActtgtgatgatttttttttcctaattctttaaTTGATAACCAGGATTTTCCTCTTCAACCAGGGCCAAAACAGATGTGTAAGAATCTTCTGTCTCATTGACAGTGAAGCAATTAAATTACATGGGCTCAGGCCTGTAAATCATCTTCCATGGTGCCTGGGGCATATGATATGCTTGAGAAATGCTAGATCTTGCCCACACCTTCAAAATGGGATCACTTGCTAAGATAATTCCTGAAACCTCTGCAGATGCTTTGGAACTTGAGGAAGAGTGTAAGGGCTTCATGTAGGCTCCTTGAGAAGGAGGTGCCTCAGGCCAGGCAGACACTGAAACTCCCTGGgcatttctcagaagaaaaagatgagCAAGAAAGTTCTAAGTGGTCCATACAGAAAGGACTCTCCTCATCCAGTCCTTTGCCACACTTGATATTAGCCAAAAGGCTGAGAAGCGATAACCATTCCATCTCATTGTTACAGAACTTCATTTAGGTCATAAACAAGAGAGTCAATGAGGCAGAAACTAGGATTCAAATCTTAACATAGTTACCACATTTACCGAGTTTCTACTACGTGCTGCATGTTTGAGAGATGGAGTGAAGGAAGAACGTAGCTTTTACTTCCCCTCAGAAGGGGCTCAAAGCAAGGGTGACCCTGTGTCCCAGTTTGTCTGATAAGTTATACGGTTAAGCTACAAAGGGGAAGACAGGTATTAAGAAACTAGAGGATATAATTAGAGGGCCTGACCTAGTCTGGGGGAGGACAAAGAAGACATTTTGAAGGAAGTGACTCTGAAGAGGAGACCTGAAGTAGAAGTGTTGATGGAAAGGCTCAGGCTGTCACtggcctcagggtctttgcacgtGCCCGTTATCACCTCTGCCTGGGAGAGAGGACCTTCCCACAGCCTGTCCCCTTCCCCCTCAATTTACTAGACAAGTGaagtaaaaaatgttttacaaacaGCAGGTAGCAGTCCATGAGTCATAAAATTAAGTTAGTGAGTagtaatctaattaaaaaatatatattgggcttccctggtggcgcagtagttgagagtctgcctgctgatgcaggggacatgggttcgtgccccagtccgggaagatcccacatgccccggagcagctgggctcgtgagccatggccgctgaacctgcgcatccggagcctgtgctctgccaacgggagaggccacaacagtgagaggcccgcgtaccgcaaaaaaaaaaaaaaaaaaaaaaaaaaaaaaaaaaaaatatatatatatatatatatatagttaaatatCAAGAGTACATTGTGCATAGTAAGGgtaaatgtgaaattttaaaaccttttatctATCGATGTATGCACTTCATCACAATATAAAGTATTTCTTACTGTAGATCAtggtcaaaatttttttaaaaaattttgtctagaacaaatagaaatgaaatcatgCTATTACCCTAACCTTCTCTGGTATACCATTGCATTTCTAGTTATTTAATGTATGGAGAAAGTGAGAAGAATGAGAATGTGGCTCAAGCTGAGGAGGGACCAGGGTTTTCGAGGCCTCGTAAGCCTTTTTAAGGATTTTAGATTTTATCCTGAGATAAATGGAAAGTGGTTGAagtataagattttttaaattagccacgatttttttttttcttttttttgcggtacgcgggcctctcactgttgtggcctctcccgttgcggagcacaggctccggacgcgcaggctcagcggccatggctcacgggcccagctgctccgcggcatgtgggatcttcccggaccggggcacgaacccgtgtcccctgcatcggcaggcagactctcaaccactgtgccaccagggaagccccacgattttgtttttaactgtgaTTAAATATGAAGGGAATTTGAGAACTAGAAGTAAGGGCTTTCTGATAAATGttctattcctttattttttggctgttttgttgctgtgtgcgggctttctttagttggggcgagccggggctactctttgttgtggggcgtgggcttctcactgcggtggcttctcttgttgtggagcacgggctgtaagcgcgtgggcttcagtagttgtggcacgcaggctcagtagttctggctcttgggctctagagcgcaggctcagtagttgtggtgcacgggcttagttgctccgcggcatgtgggatcttcccggaccagggctcgaacctgtgtcccctgcattggcaggtggattcttaactactgtgccaccagggaagccctattcctttaataaacatttatggaTTGTATACTGTTTCAGTTGGTTTATAGTCTCTactctcatctgcaaaataggttTCGTAATACCTTTTGGAGTTACTGTGAACATTAAATAAGTTGATATGTGTTATGTACACATTTAAGAGATGTTTTAGTGACCTTTTATTTGCCTCTTTAGGACCACACCCTGAAAATAGGTTGCCTTGTTTTGTCATACAATtcccagaataaataaaataagttaagaaAGACCTATagtgggaattctctggtggtccagtggctaagactcggtgctttcactgccgtgggcccgggtttgaacactggtcagggaactaagatcccacgagccgtgaggcgtggccaaaaacaaacaaacaaaacaaaacaaaacaccttggGGTTTTTTGTAAGCTGTAAGAAAGACTTACAGCTAATTCAGTTTCTCTGTATTTGAACAGAAGGTAGTGGctattctcattttttgtttttttttaatgtcaggcTATTTCCACAGGAGACTATGGTGCTGACATAATTCTGAGATGGCGAAGTTATATCAGAATGACCTTTTAAATAAATCAACATGGaatctttccatctttccttcccccgcccccaaacATAGTATTAGTCTGACCACACTGTGTTTTTTTGAGGATAGAAAGTGTCACTGTGGGGTCACATTTCCACTCATTTCTGTtaattccccttccccctttaGATTTCACCACCCCATCCTCAGTCCTCTGGAAAGCAGTTTCCAGCTGGAGGTCGACGTACTGAGTCATCTCCTGAAGGCCCAGGCTCAGGTCTCCGAGTGGAAGTTCCTCCCGTCTCTGGTTAACTTACACAGCGCTCACACCAAGCTGCAGACTTGGGGCCAGATCTTTGAAAAGCAACGGGAGACCAAGAAACATCTGTTTGGAGGGCAGTCCCAGAAGGCCATTCAGCCCCCACACCTTTTCCTTTGGCTGCTGAAACTCAAAAACATGCTTCTTGCCAAATTTAGCTTCTACTTTCACGAGGCACTGAGCCGACAAACGACTGCTTCAGAAATGAAAACGCTGACTGCAAAAGCCAACCCAGACCTCTTTGGAAAGATTTCCAGCTTCATCAGGAAATACGACGCTGCCAACGTGTCCTTAATCTTTGACAACCAGGGTTCCGAGAGCTTTCAGGGTCATGGCTACCACCACCCCCATTCCTACAGAGAGGCCCCAAAGGGCGTGGATCAGTATCCAGCCGTGGTATCTCTGCCCAGCGACAGGCCTGTCCTGCACTGGCCCAATGTCATCATGATCATGACAGACCGCACGTCCGACCTGAACAGCTTGGAGAAAGTGGTCCACTTCTATGATGACAAAGTTCAGAGCACCTACTTCCTTACCCGCCCAGAACCCCACTTTACCATTGTTGTCATTTTCGAGTcaaagaaatctgaaagagactcccactttatttccttccttagtGAGATCTCACTTGCCCTTAAGAACCCCAAGGTTTTTGCTAGTCTGAAACCTGGATCCAAAGGTTAGCAGGTGATTTGTGTGAAAGGCTTTCAAGACTGGAAATTGTGTTCTTAATTGCTCTAACGATCTACAGTGGTCTGTGATTAGAGTTTCCATCCACCTGTGCTGCTTTCAGATCTAAATTAAAGACACATTCTCCCTAATTGTGTTGCACCCTTTATAAGCAGTTAAGGCCAGCTCAGTTACATATCCAAAGAGTAAGCGAGGTGGACGTGGCTGCCGGTCTCCGTGGTACAGCAAGGTATTTTCGGCGTTTTCTCCTGTATTTCATGTAGATTAATATTTATTggcctttgatttttctttctagatGTTTTATATTATTCTAAACGTTGTGTTTCAGTGCAATTTCAAAtgccctctcctttctccctctttctggaTGAGTAATTGGGATACGATATTAAACAGCTTTTTTAGAATCAAGGACTGTTTTCTAGCTCATAAATTAGCAAATTAACATGAAACTAAGTTTTGTGATcaacaaattaatatttttgatgcCAAAATTAGGGTCTTGGTGAGAAATTTCTATCAGTTTGTGAAATTGTAGGTGAATCAGAGTGGTAGCCTAgcatttgttttttaacaattCCGAAGATACTCATGGCAACTTTAATAGCAGTGGTTTCTTTTGAGGTGATCTACACACCTAGCTTCGTTTGCTTTTCCCCTTATaaagtttcaatttttcactgttttaaagtTAGCGTAATCCATTAAGTGGGGTTTCTTCCTTCTTCAAAGTATAATCTGCTTGGCTCTCTATCACCTTTCTGCTGAAATGTATGTTCATGTTTGGCTCTAGTCCCTGTTTATTTTTAGGCTGAAAAATCAGGCCGTCTTGGTTTTTCAGCCACTTTTATGCAACTTAGCCTacttttataaaatcaaaatggaggtCTTGATAccttttacttattaaaaatcaATTGTGCATTCAAAAGACCTCTTGGTAGTTGAGTCATCAACCCCGCAATTAAGCACATCTGAACTTGGGTTTCATGCCTGTCTCCTCCACGTTATTTTTAGAAGCAGTGATACATCTTAACACATGCTTCCTTAACACTTTCCTTCAGTAGGTGTTCATGGGGAAGGAGACAGGTCAGTAAAGCCATAATGGGCTGTGGAGACCTTCACTTCTAGGTTATtgattcagaataaaaataagccACAAAGACTAATTGAGTTGTAACTCTCTGATAGTTCCTTCAAAGCTTGTGTGCAGTGTAATGATCAGAGCAGTCCTGTTTTTCATGATTGCACGGAGCCACTGTTTTTACTGGGCGGCCATAGCAGGCAAGCTGGCAGCATTGGCAGAGACCGGAGAGCCCCTTTGAGCCCATGTAGGAGGCCTGCCCACCTCAGCCTGGACTCCCTGGTGGAAGAGCCCACTGGCCTATTTTCTGGGGAGaacatgtgtttttcttttcttttttcttttttttttttttttaaaggcatatgATTTGTAAAAAGCCAGTTTGCTTTAAATAGAAAGTAGTATTTACCTCTGCATTTTATTCACTCAGGTTCGATGAAAATCTGGACCGATTTTACAACATAGAACTtacataaaaaattgaaaacaattggAACTAAAAAGTCAAGtcatttttcctcccttttgtGTTTTGCTGAGaagctgaaaaatattccttGGTGTTCATGTATTTTTCCCTAGGTAAAACCACCATTAGCCTTAATGATACGGTCTCCTGTACCTAAAAGAAATATGCTTCAGTGGAACGTGGAGGCGAgtgtaaataaaacatatatacgaTATTTAAATAATTAGCCCTCGCCTAGAACATATttgaattgtatatttatttttaaacatactttGGTTCAAGCCAAGAAACAAAGTCATTTTACTCTGAGATTTGTCCTTTAAAATcagtaatggggcttccctggtggctcagtggttgagagtccgcctgccgatgcaggggacacggttcgtgccccggtccaggaagatcccacatgccgcggagcggctgggcccgtgagccatggctgctgagcctgcgcgtctggagcctgtcctccgcaacgggagaggccacaatagtgagaggcccacgtaccaaaaaaaaaaaaaatcagtaatgaaATGATCTATAAAGTCTGTGCTTTGCTAATTGGAAGAGTACATCCTCATATTTTCTGCAGACTGCTtgctttgaaatatatttctaaacCACAACTTGATCGATGTTTATGGGTAACCAGGAGTGTAGTGAACACTTATTTGTTTGCCAACAAGGCCATCAAGGAGTGTTCATTTCAGGATGCTGTTTGGACACTGGGTAAATTTTACGACTTTGTCCTTTGGGTCCAACCTTTGGGTCTGACTATGTCATTTTAGGGAGTGTGTGACAATAAAGCTGAATTCTTAACTGAGGAGCCAATACCCTTTATATAATTGCTTTGTATGTTTGGACATACTGGAGAAAATTTactttcaagaaagaaaatagttggTATTTTCAACCTCGCTCCCAGTAGTCAGTCAGGTGATCGTCAAAATAAGTTCACCCTTTGATCTAACAGCAAACTTGCAATTTTCTTTGGCAAGTCAGCCTCTGAGCTTgacttccttatctgtaaaatggggataaggaaATGTGGGCTTTTTCAAAGGATGTGTAAGAATGGAGTGACATCacgcatgtaaaaaaaaaaaaaaactttgcaaaCTTACTTGAGtttgaatgtttaaataaaagaTGGACCACTCTTTCTTTAAACTCAGCACCTCTCCTGTTCTTGTCTTTCTCTTCAGATTGGTGAGAAACCTGTGCTTAGTCGTTAACTTTGAACGGTACTTAAAGAACTAGTTTAGCAGAGGAGGCAGATAAATGTCTAACCAACCCACCCACTCTACTTATTTTAGAATCTTTGTGGGTCTTCGTTCCCAAACTTTTATGATTGATGGTAGCATCATTTCACTTCTTCTGTTTTCCTACTGatattttttttgtctgattgctctatcaattactgagaggGGTGTATTAAAATCTCCAATTGCGACTGTGGATTTCTTTGTCagttttttgcattttgtatgttgaagcccttTTATTAGGCCCATATACATTTAtagtttttctgtctttctcatgTATTAaccattttatcattatgaagttTCCcactttatttccattactacTCCTTGCTTTGAAGTCCtttttgcctcatttttttttttttttgcggtacgcgggcctgtcactgccgtggcctcgcccgttgtggagcacaggctccggacgcacaggctcagcggccatggctcacgggcccagccgctccgcggcatgtgggatcttcccagaccagggcacgaacctgtgtcccctgcatcggcaggcggactctcaaccactgcgccaccagggaagcccttgccttaTATTTTTATGACCATTCCAGCTTGCTTATGTTTCCTGTTTGCATGGCATGTtgttttccatcctctcacttttcatttatttgtatctttgtttttaaactgtCTGTAGTGAGAACTAAAGAGAGAAGACTGATTAAAAAGAGCAGTTACCAACTCTGTGCTCgccaatctgacaatctctgccttttgattgaaATGTTTAGTTCATTTCTCCTATGAAGTTTTCACAGTCAGGGTTTTGCTGATGGTATCCTCAAACCATCATTTAACatgttttctattctcttttttcccctttatattGGGAGTTAGATCAAGATGTTTGGTCAGCTTCAATATtgtattttcttccctccctccctccttcccttccttccttccttcctttttggtAGCAAGTGTTGTATGTTTTATTAGGCAGCTAATACCTGGCATTACTAAATCGGTTTTATCACTAGAGGTTACAAAACGGTGATATTCTAATTATAtcattccattttcatttattagaCAGAAACATTCTACAAAGAGGAACTTCACCTCCAATTGTTTGGTTACCTTGAAGAACAGTTCATATAGGAATGGCTGGATAAATGCTTTATTCTtttgccagtttttaaaataatgagttagTTGTATAGTATCTTCCAGAGACACTGGggagtttttaaagaaatgtataagAATTTATAAGGATTTCTGCCTTCTCCGAACTCTTAGGTTTAACCCCAAATTTGAAACAAAGcagccattttttccccttatcatagacacttttatataaatattatgacCTTCCCTTATTTCTTCCTCATGGTTGATTTTCTCTCTCGATTACTGTTAACTCTTTTCCTCtacttttttccctccctccctcccttctttaaCTTCCAGTAccttccagcaattccactttagCCACTGAAATTTTTCCCATGCCTTAGGGAGCCAGGACATACCCCAGTGGTCTCTGACCCAATTTTGGAAAGCAGCATCTGAAAGTAtttattttgattgtttttacaacttgtaagttttttttttcaggcagttGCAAAGGAATCCATAGAGGGGAAAAGTTCAGTATTGACACTAATGGGGTGACCACAAAAAGCCCAACCATTTCATGAGCACACAAGACATTTAGCCAACTACAGCCAAGCAGTGCTGTATGTATCTAGTAGATTATTCGACAAGAAAAGCTACTCAACTAAAATCTTTCTGAACGTATTTTTACTATAATATTTTTACTATTAAGTAGATCATTCTTAGTCTATTTTCAATAATTCGTCTGTATAAAAACATTACATTaacttctgattttgtttttccttgaagtAAACGTTTAAGAaagtagattcttttttttccccatctaagtgagaaagaaaaaacataccaTGTGACTTCCCAAGAAAGCCCTGTAGGTAGAGTTTAGCAATTCCCTCTCTACTTTTTCTACCAATGCAATTATTTCATGGCCTTTTGCCTGAATAATTCTAAGCTGCTTCTCTAGAGGAAATGAGTCAGAAGAAATAGGCTTGACGTGCACTTCTGCCTTTGGAGACTTCTCTTAATATCTTGTAAGTCCATGAGGCTTCATTAAATGCAAGTATTTTGACTTGTCTGCATATTTTTTCAATCTGCTTTTGATAATAAAATCTGTTTCTGGgatactttaaatttaaaacccTATGGTATGTGTAAAATATCAATGCTAGAAATTGGAGAGCTGCAAGTGTGTTCTGCTTTCTGTAGCCCCCACATAATGTCAGCACCTGGGGCCAGGATTCTGGGTGGTGGTAGAACTCAGGGAGGGGCATGAGGCAACTGTGTTGAGGTACATTCTGAAAGAGGAGTGCTTAGCTGTGCAGTGACAACAGCAGGAGCATATAGGATGGCACGTGACATTGATCTCGCAGAGGAATATAGTCATTGGGACTTTGGCTAACTTTGTCCCTAGGGGGCTTTTGCAGGTCTTAAAAAACTGTAGAGTAATTCCAAAATTCAGTTAAATTTGAAAATCTGATGTCTCATTTGATCTGAGATTTATAAGGACTCAGCTGATCAAACCTCTAGATTAGGTCTAGACTCATTTCATTTTTGGTGTGTCAAGGTCTGGCAGCTGTAGGACACCCCTTGACTCCAGAGCCGTCCTGGTTTCAGTCACTCCAGGCTAGGCCAATAGAGCAATCGATCCCTAAAGCAGAAGCAGGTAGAGGATATGAATGACACCTTTCTAGTATTCaatatgtattcatttaacaACTATTAAACATCAGCTATGCCAAGGATGGTGTTACAACAGTCAACCATGGCACACATGGGGCCTGCTCGGTTACTGCTGGTAGTGAGCTGAGCCCGCTCCGACCACCCAGGCAGGCCAAGAGCTGAGGGGGTCGTAAGCAGGAAGGCAATGAGTAGTCTTCAAACTTGGTTTACTCGTATACCTCCCTACCAATTTTAGAAAAACCATGATACcctgatggattttttttttaatccagaatcCTCATCATTACATTTAAATGTCTCAAATGATGCACTTTATCATGCATTGTAGATACTGacgtttaaaataaaatgttaattgttcTTTTAAATGTATCCAGTGAAATATTGGTATAATAGAGACTTGATAGCTACCATTTTccatgtttaaaaatatcttaataagCTTTGTAACAGTTGGAAATATTATATTGCTCCCTGAACTCCGTTCTACTTCTCCCATAGAATCTTATTCTAAtatgattttttccttaaaagtctTATTGATCACCCTATTAAATACTTCTcagcatattatatataaatgttcttTCTGTTACCATAAGGCTCTGAGTCTAATGACCAACTGACTTACATatgagaaattttatttgaacattttatttgaaatatctctTTCAAGGAAATGAGTAGGTACCGTGTTTATGGTGACTTGGTTAATGAAATAGATTGTCTAAATGTTCCTTTGATGGGCAGAGATCTTTACACCCTTCAGTAATACCTCATGTTAAGAATTGTGAAGGGTCTGATAGTTTACAAGTTACCCTGCCatagtttcatggatgctggcagaacaCAGGAGAAATTACAGCAGTAGCAGTAGCCGGAATATCACCATTTTTTTGCACTGGTTTTCTGGGCCCCAGTTCCCGCAGGGCCAATGTGGATGGGCCCAGATGGATGCCTGCTCATGCAATAGGTTGCATTTCAGGACAGAATTCTGACCTTAGGAAACCCAAGTCTTTTTAATGGTCAATAAGCATGACTTCCGCTTGCCCAAGTGAGACATTGTTATTCTGGACAGtaaatgtattagtttcctagggctgcctttACATAGTACCAAAAATcaggtggtttaaaacaacagaaatttattgtctctcagttctgaaggctagatgtctgaaatcaagatggtggcagggctgtcttccctctgaaacctgtaggggaatccttccttgccttcctagcttctggtggtttgctagCAGTCTCTAGTATTCCTTAGCTTACAGCTGCACAACTCCAGTTTCTTCCTTCatcatcacatggcattctctctgtgtgtctctgtcttcacatggctgtcttcttataaggacaccagtcatgtagGACTAGGGGCCcgccctactccagtatgacttcatcttaactaattacatctgcaacaaccctgtttccaaataaagtcacatccCGAGGTACTGGGGATAAGGACTTCAAAATCGTTTTGTGGggagggacataattcaacccataacagtaaACATGTCTGCTTTTTAGATAAAGGGAGCATTCTGTGTTCCAAGGATACTCACCAGGACACAAACATCCTTGAAAGATAGTCCAGAATTAAGAGCAGTTAGTGCCTCTCTCTCAAGAGCtacagaaacatgaaaaactCATGGAAAATCTTCTAATGTACCACATAAACTTATGGGTGAGAAGTGAGTTTGCTTTTACATAGGAGAAGAGCAGTTATTAAAGGAGAAACTAGAAAGAAGCACCTTCATCTCTGTGAAGGTGCCTTATGATAGGTTATTTGGCGAAAAGAGTTTATACAGAAGTTGAGGATCTGAAATTGATTTCCTGGAAATGACCCCTATCCTCATATCTCTCGGGAAATATTCACATACCCCAAGTGGTAGAGTCCCAGTCGCAGATCACTATTATAAGAGATGTGGAGGTGTATCTGGGCTGTGAGTAGCCACAACCAGTACAACTTTAAAGTGTTCTTGGTGTTGTAATGCCTCCTTCCATTTTCCTGAACTTTGAGAGATGCCTTTCCTAAAGGTTGCAGCTGGGTTGAGCAGTGTCATCAGAGAATTAAAAGACGAGTCTCTGCATTTGCTTAGGGAGAAGCAGATCAGGAGTGGGCAGCAGTAGCTGGAGGGAGATTGACTCCAGAAATTGTAAGAGGTGGTTTCCAGCAGAGCAGTGGATAACCTGTGCAGATACAGCATGGATTGATGAGGGGCAGACCTGTGGCTGAGGCCACAGACACCCGGGGTGGGGTCCTGATTCCCAGAAACAGCAAGGAAAGGAATTTATCAAGACCCTGGAATTCCTGCAGTTAAGCAGGATGGAATGTTGAGGTTTTCTTAAAATGGGtattaacagggcttccctggtggcgcagtggttgggagtccgcctactgatgtaggggacgtgggttcgtgccccggtccgggaggatcccacgtgccgcagagcggctgggcccgtgagccatggccgctgaacctgcgtgtccggagcctgtgctccgcagcgggagaggtcgcagcggtgagaggcccgcgtaccgcaaaaaaaaaaaaaaaaaaaaaaaaaaaagtattaatataTCCATGCGACCTCATTTAACACTCCTGTTGACATAGTCTGGGCGTGCCAGTTAAGCTTTCTGACCCAATTGTATATGGCTAAATTGATGTGGAATCATACAATTCCTCAGTAAATCATTAATGCAGACACAGTGACTTATTTGCATAATTTTTTCAAGTGTGCTTTTCAATAACAAGGCCAGTTTCTGAGACATGTGTTTGTAACCATCTGGCTTAGCAAGTACAGTTGTCCTTGGAAAGCTTGAGAAGAcgattctttacatatttttttcaacattagttTTAAAACCAGCACAAATCTCCAGGAGCaataatgtttcattttatcaAAGTTGAGTCTCTGCAGTCTTGCTTCTTTTTAAAGGGATGGATgatattgaggggaaaaaaagtttcatGTCTGTGTCCTCAGGGAATTAACTTCCAAGGAAATAGGACCTACAGCAAAGATACTCAGCTTCAAAAAAAATTGTACTGATTGTCAAACTGCAACTACCTGCAAGTGAGACTTGTAACAATATAGAAAAATTGTCAACCAATTAGCTGCCAATAATAAACTCCTTCTTGGGGAAAGTATTAAATGCTTGGAAGAAATAATACTACTTTGAGAAGATTGGAGTAGAATTGGTCTGGTTACCTGCAgggttttccttttgcttccaTGGAGGAAGAACTGGGACGGaccagggaggggagaaaaaggaTTGCCCTGCCTCAAAGAATCAAATACACCCTTAGATGCACCACTGCAGAGCAGCAAAAAAATGCCTAAGGGGAGGTCTTTCAGGGTGTTCGTTGAGAGGTTGCACTGTGATCCTTTCTTTACCTTATGAAAAGTTCAGTAACTTGAGTAGATTTTTTGAGGGGTTAGGAAGGAGAAGGACTtccaaggaaggaaaaagaacatgGGACATCTGAGTTACATGTTAGTCTgggccatattttctttttttcctccttctgttCCTTAAGTTATAGGAAAAAAGGAACAGCAAGTTGTCCTTTCCTTAACAACAAAGGTCTTTTAATTGTATATCTGATCAGGGCTTGCTGACTCAT encodes the following:
- the KICS2 gene encoding KICSTOR subunit 2 translates to MGESIPLAAPVPVEQAVLETFFSHLGIFSYDKAKDNVEKEREANKSAGGSWLSLLAALAHLAAAEKVYHSLTYLGQKLGGQSFFSRKDSIRTIYTSLHNELKKVVTGRGALGGTAPHVEELLSHLSEQLCFFVQARMEIADFYEKMYTLSTQKFINAEELVGLLDTILKKYSSRFHHPILSPLESSFQLEVDVLSHLLKAQAQVSEWKFLPSLVNLHSAHTKLQTWGQIFEKQRETKKHLFGGQSQKAIQPPHLFLWLLKLKNMLLAKFSFYFHEALSRQTTASEMKTLTAKANPDLFGKISSFIRKYDAANVSLIFDNQGSESFQGHGYHHPHSYREAPKGVDQYPAVVSLPSDRPVLHWPNVIMIMTDRTSDLNSLEKVVHFYDDKVQSTYFLTRPEPHFTIVVIFESKKSERDSHFISFLSEISLALKNPKVFASLKPGSKG